In Flavobacterium sp. WV_118_3, one DNA window encodes the following:
- a CDS encoding amidophosphoribosyltransferase, which translates to MSDAIKHECGIALLRLKKPLSFYKEKYGSAFYGIQKMYLLMEKQHNRGQDGAGLASIKLDVEPGERYISRIRSNQSQPIQDIFAQINQRINEELTAHPEYNDNVDLQKQEIPYIGELFLGHVRYGTFGKNSIESVHPFLRQNNWMHRNLIVAGNFNMTNVKELFDDLVRLGQHPKEMADTVTVMEKIGHFLDDEVTDLYQQCKNEGLSKREASPEIAERLDIARILRRASKNWDGGYAMAGLLGHGDAFVTRDPAGIRPAFYYQDDEIVVVASERPVIQTVFNVPFEAIREITPGHAIIVKKDGRVLDEQIREALPLKACSFERIYFSRGSDAEIYQERKELGKLIMPAVLEAIGNDTDNTVFSYIPNTAETSFYGMVEAAQDFLNQRKISDILANKEALTAEKLQEILSVKLRTEKVAIKDAKLRTFITEDSSRDDLVAHVYDVTYGVIKPSDNLVIIDDSIVRGTTLKKSIIKMMDRLHPKKIVIVSSAPQIRYPDCYGIDMAKLEGLIAFQATLELLKERNLYHLVDEVYQKSKAQENFPDSEVVNYVKEIYAPFTDQEISDKIAEMLTSSDVNAEVKIIFQTVANLHTACSKNLGDWYFTGDYPTNGGNRVVNRAFMNFYEGKDARAY; encoded by the coding sequence ATGAGTGACGCAATAAAACACGAGTGTGGCATTGCCCTTTTACGATTAAAAAAACCATTATCCTTTTATAAAGAAAAATATGGTTCTGCATTCTACGGAATACAGAAAATGTATCTCTTAATGGAGAAGCAACATAACAGAGGACAGGATGGAGCCGGTTTGGCAAGTATTAAACTGGATGTGGAACCGGGAGAGCGCTACATTAGCAGAATCCGTTCCAATCAGTCGCAGCCGATTCAGGATATTTTTGCGCAAATCAATCAGCGTATTAACGAAGAATTGACCGCGCATCCGGAGTATAACGACAACGTGGATTTGCAAAAACAGGAAATTCCATATATCGGAGAATTGTTTTTAGGACACGTACGCTATGGAACTTTTGGTAAAAACAGTATCGAAAGTGTGCACCCGTTTTTACGTCAGAACAACTGGATGCATCGCAACCTGATTGTAGCCGGAAATTTTAACATGACCAATGTTAAAGAATTGTTCGACGATTTGGTTCGATTGGGACAACATCCAAAAGAAATGGCCGATACTGTTACTGTAATGGAAAAAATCGGACACTTTTTGGATGATGAAGTAACCGATTTGTACCAGCAATGTAAAAACGAAGGATTAAGTAAAAGAGAAGCGTCACCGGAAATTGCAGAACGTTTGGACATTGCCCGTATTTTACGACGCGCGTCCAAAAACTGGGACGGTGGCTATGCTATGGCGGGACTTTTAGGGCATGGCGATGCATTTGTAACCCGTGATCCGGCTGGAATCCGTCCGGCATTCTATTATCAGGACGACGAAATCGTAGTTGTGGCATCCGAAAGACCGGTAATTCAAACCGTATTTAATGTGCCGTTTGAAGCTATCCGTGAAATCACACCGGGACATGCGATTATCGTTAAAAAAGACGGACGCGTACTGGACGAGCAAATTCGCGAAGCCTTACCGTTAAAAGCCTGTTCGTTCGAAAGAATTTATTTCTCCAGAGGAAGTGATGCCGAAATTTATCAGGAACGTAAAGAATTAGGAAAATTGATCATGCCGGCGGTTCTGGAAGCCATCGGAAACGATACCGATAATACGGTGTTTTCGTATATTCCAAATACGGCAGAAACCTCTTTTTACGGAATGGTTGAAGCCGCACAGGACTTTTTGAACCAACGTAAGATTTCTGATATTTTAGCGAATAAAGAAGCGTTGACCGCCGAAAAATTACAGGAGATTTTATCGGTAAAACTCCGAACCGAAAAAGTAGCGATTAAAGATGCGAAACTCCGCACCTTTATTACCGAAGATAGTAGTCGCGACGATTTGGTAGCGCACGTATACGATGTAACTTATGGTGTGATCAAACCAAGTGATAATCTGGTGATCATCGATGATAGTATTGTACGGGGAACAACCTTAAAAAAGAGTATTATCAAGATGATGGATCGTTTGCACCCGAAGAAAATCGTAATTGTCTCTTCGGCACCGCAAATCCGTTATCCGGATTGTTACGGAATTGACATGGCGAAGTTGGAAGGTTTAATCGCTTTTCAGGCGACATTAGAGTTGTTAAAAGAACGCAATCTATACCATTTGGTAGACGAAGTGTACCAAAAATCAAAAGCGCAGGAAAACTTCCCGGATAGTGAAGTGGTCAACTATGTAAAAGAAATTTATGCACCGTTTACGGATCAGGAAATTTCGGATAAGATAGCTGAGATGCTAACCTCTTCGGATGTTAATGCTGAAGTGAAA
- a CDS encoding PfkB family carbohydrate kinase: MNKLLIVGTVAFDAIETPFGKTDKILGGAATYIGLSASFFNIKSAIVSVVGEDFPEAYLDLLRNKNIDISGVEVVKGGKTFFWSGRYHNDLNSRDTLDTQLNVLADFQPKVPADYTDADVVMLGNLHPIVQSSVLDQMTTRPKLVVLDTMNFWMDCALPELLDVMKRVDVITINDEEARQLSGEYSLVKAAAKIHTMGPKYVVIKKGEHGALLFHDKDVFFAPALPLEEVFDPTGAGDTFAGGFSGFIAQSENISFGNMKNAIVYGSNLASFCVEEFGTQRMERLEKHEVLSRLQQFKALTQFDIALQD, encoded by the coding sequence ATGAACAAACTATTAATTGTAGGTACCGTTGCGTTTGATGCGATTGAAACGCCATTCGGAAAAACTGACAAGATTCTAGGTGGAGCGGCAACGTATATCGGATTGTCGGCTTCATTTTTTAATATAAAATCAGCTATCGTTTCTGTAGTAGGGGAAGATTTTCCGGAAGCGTATTTGGACTTGCTTCGAAATAAAAACATCGATATTTCGGGAGTAGAAGTGGTTAAAGGTGGAAAAACGTTCTTTTGGAGCGGACGTTACCATAACGATTTGAATTCCAGAGATACCTTAGATACCCAATTAAATGTACTGGCTGATTTCCAACCGAAAGTACCGGCCGATTATACCGATGCCGATGTGGTGATGTTAGGAAACCTGCACCCAATTGTACAAAGCAGTGTTCTGGATCAGATGACAACACGTCCGAAGTTGGTGGTATTGGATACCATGAATTTCTGGATGGATTGTGCACTACCGGAATTACTGGACGTAATGAAACGAGTAGATGTAATTACCATTAACGATGAGGAAGCGCGTCAGTTATCAGGAGAATATTCCTTGGTTAAAGCGGCTGCCAAAATCCATACAATGGGACCAAAATATGTAGTGATCAAAAAAGGAGAACACGGCGCGTTATTGTTCCATGATAAAGACGTTTTCTTTGCGCCGGCTTTACCGCTGGAGGAAGTTTTTGATCCGACCGGAGCCGGAGATACTTTCGCAGGTGGATTCTCAGGATTTATTGCACAAAGCGAAAACATTTCGTTTGGCAATATGAAAAATGCAATTGTATACGGTTCGAATTTAGCTTCGTTCTGTGTAGAAGAATTCGGAACACAACGTATGGAGCGTTTGGAAAAACACGAAGTACTATCCCGACTACAACAGTTTAAAGCGTTGACACAGTTCGACATCGCATTACAAGATTAA
- the rnhA gene encoding ribonuclease HI has product MNSHEVHIYTDGAAKGNPGPGGYGVILEWVGKPYKKEFYEGFRLTTNNRMELLAVIVGLEKLKIQGTSVLVVSDSKYVVDSVLKGWVFGWEKKNFDGKKNPDLWMRFLKIYRKHRVDFRWIKGHSNHPQNERCDQLAVMASQQEKLSVDTYYEKVQHD; this is encoded by the coding sequence TTGAATTCTCACGAAGTACATATATATACAGACGGCGCAGCCAAAGGAAATCCCGGCCCGGGCGGTTATGGTGTAATCCTGGAATGGGTTGGTAAACCGTATAAAAAAGAATTTTACGAAGGATTCCGGCTAACAACGAATAATCGAATGGAATTGCTGGCGGTAATTGTTGGTTTGGAAAAACTTAAAATACAGGGAACAAGTGTTTTGGTAGTTTCGGATTCCAAATATGTGGTCGATTCCGTTTTAAAAGGATGGGTCTTCGGATGGGAAAAGAAAAACTTCGACGGTAAGAAAAATCCCGACCTGTGGATGCGTTTTCTAAAGATATACCGCAAGCACCGTGTCGATTTCAGATGGATCAAAGGACATAGTAATCATCCTCAAAATGAGCGTTGTGATCAATTGGCGGTCATGGCTTCGCAACAGGAAAAACTTTCGGTAGATACCTATTACGAAAAAGTGCAGCACGACTAA
- a CDS encoding phosphoribosylglycinamide formyltransferase, with protein MRKIVIFASGSGSNAEKIILHFKNSNSGVVSAVFSNKPDAKVLEKSQNLGISTVVFDKNALSDGTVLAKIDAIDPNLIVLAGFLWKFPESIIEHYPGKIINIHPALLPKYGGKGMYGMNVHRAILENGEKETGITIHYVNEHYDEGGIVFQATVSVEDCTTPEAIAAKVHELEHEHFPTVIENLLKA; from the coding sequence ATGAGAAAGATCGTCATATTTGCCTCGGGTTCGGGAAGCAATGCAGAAAAAATAATTTTACACTTTAAAAATAGTAATTCAGGGGTTGTTTCGGCTGTTTTTTCGAACAAACCGGACGCAAAAGTGTTGGAGAAATCCCAAAATTTAGGAATTTCGACTGTTGTTTTCGACAAAAATGCGCTTTCCGACGGTACGGTTTTGGCAAAAATTGACGCGATCGATCCCAATTTAATCGTTTTGGCAGGTTTCCTTTGGAAGTTTCCGGAATCGATTATCGAACATTATCCGGGGAAAATAATTAACATTCATCCGGCCTTATTGCCAAAATATGGTGGAAAAGGAATGTATGGAATGAATGTACACCGTGCCATACTCGAAAATGGCGAAAAAGAAACCGGAATTACCATACATTATGTAAACGAACACTATGACGAAGGCGGTATTGTGTTTCAGGCAACCGTATCGGTGGAAGATTGTACCACACCAGAAGCCATCGCGGCCAAAGTTCACGAACTGGAACACGAACATTTTCCGACAGTAATTGAAAACCTATTAAAAGCATAA
- a CDS encoding acyl carrier protein has translation MSDIASRVKAIIVDKLGVDENEVVTEASFTNDLGADSLDTVELIMEFEKEFDIQIPDDQAENISTVGQAISYIEEAKK, from the coding sequence ATGTCAGACATTGCATCAAGAGTAAAAGCGATTATCGTAGACAAATTAGGTGTTGACGAAAACGAAGTTGTAACGGAAGCAAGCTTCACTAACGATTTAGGAGCTGATTCATTAGACACTGTTGAGCTTATTATGGAGTTCGAAAAAGAATTCGATATTCAAATTCCAGATGACCAAGCTGAAAACATTTCTACTGTTGGCCAAGCTATCTCTTACATAGAAGAAGCTAAAAAATAA
- the fabF gene encoding beta-ketoacyl-ACP synthase II, with translation MKLRRVVVTGLGALTPIGNNIQEYWNGLINGVSGAAPITYFDASNFKTQFACELKGFNVENFIDRKEARKMDRYAQYAMVASEEAVNDANFNFDKLDKDRVGVIWGSGIGGLETFQQEVTDFARGNGIPKFNPFFIPKMIADIAGGHISIKYGFRGPNFTTVSACASSTNALIDAFNYIRLGHADVMVTGGSEAAVAIAGMGGFNAMHALSTRNDDPKTASRPMDKDREGFVLGEGAGALILEEYDHAVARGARIYCEIGGGGMSADAHHITAPHPEGFGAKNVMLNCLRDAGLQPTDVDGVNMHGTSTPLGDIAESKAIQHVFGEHAYTLNLNATKSMTGHLLGAAGAIEAIASILSIVHGIVPPTINHFTDDENIDNKLNFTFNQAQKRDMKVVMSNTFGFGGHNACVLVKKLDL, from the coding sequence ATGAAATTAAGACGAGTTGTAGTAACAGGATTAGGTGCTCTTACTCCTATTGGAAACAATATTCAAGAATACTGGAATGGTCTTATTAACGGTGTAAGCGGAGCCGCTCCAATTACTTATTTTGATGCCTCCAACTTCAAAACACAATTTGCCTGCGAATTAAAAGGTTTTAATGTTGAGAATTTCATAGATCGTAAAGAAGCTCGAAAAATGGATCGCTATGCACAATATGCAATGGTGGCATCCGAAGAAGCCGTTAACGATGCGAATTTCAATTTTGATAAATTAGACAAAGACAGAGTAGGTGTGATCTGGGGATCCGGAATTGGCGGATTGGAAACGTTCCAACAGGAAGTGACCGATTTTGCGAGAGGTAATGGTATCCCGAAATTCAACCCGTTCTTTATCCCTAAAATGATTGCCGATATTGCAGGCGGTCATATTTCCATCAAATATGGTTTTAGAGGACCAAACTTTACTACGGTTTCGGCTTGTGCCTCTTCCACAAATGCGCTTATAGACGCCTTTAACTACATCCGTTTAGGACATGCCGATGTAATGGTTACCGGCGGATCTGAAGCAGCTGTAGCTATTGCCGGAATGGGTGGTTTTAACGCCATGCATGCCTTATCAACCCGAAATGATGACCCAAAAACGGCTTCCCGTCCGATGGACAAAGATCGTGAAGGTTTTGTTTTAGGTGAAGGTGCCGGTGCTTTGATATTGGAAGAATACGATCACGCAGTAGCCCGTGGCGCCCGAATCTATTGCGAAATAGGCGGCGGTGGTATGTCGGCCGATGCACATCACATTACGGCTCCGCATCCGGAAGGATTTGGTGCAAAAAATGTAATGTTAAACTGTTTACGCGATGCCGGTTTACAACCTACCGACGTAGACGGTGTGAATATGCACGGTACATCGACACCTCTTGGTGATATTGCCGAAAGTAAAGCAATCCAACACGTATTTGGTGAACATGCCTATACCCTAAACCTGAACGCTACCAAATCGATGACCGGTCACTTGTTAGGTGCTGCCGGAGCTATAGAAGCCATCGCTTCTATCCTTTCGATTGTACACGGAATCGTTCCGCCAACCATCAACCATTTTACAGACGATGAAAACATCGACAATAAATTGAATTTTACTTTTAACCAGGCTCAGAAAAGAGATATGAAAGTGGTTATGAGCAATACATTTGGTTTTGGTGGTCACAATGCTTGTGTACTTGTAAAAAAATTGGATCTGTAG
- the rnc gene encoding ribonuclease III, translating to MSIIKKIFSNSRSNEDGIFFDEVSKILGFKPLNMIHYRKAFTHRSMNKSDDEGNPMNYERLEFLGDAMLGSVIAAHLFNKVPTGDEGYLTKMRSKIVSREHLNELGKDLNLIRHVESKVSTQHFGENIHGNLFEALIGAIYLDRGFTYCEKFIHKKVIVPYVDIAKLEGKVISYKSLLIEWCQKEKHTFQYDVFEDNGNEGIKYFGVKLKIDNKIIAKARATSKKKAEEKASQRAYFALQEKINKK from the coding sequence ATGAGTATTATCAAAAAAATATTTTCAAATTCCCGCTCTAATGAAGACGGGATTTTTTTTGATGAAGTTTCTAAAATACTGGGATTCAAACCCCTAAACATGATTCATTACCGCAAGGCATTTACCCATCGTTCGATGAATAAATCTGATGATGAGGGCAATCCGATGAACTACGAACGGCTGGAATTTTTAGGCGATGCCATGCTGGGATCGGTAATTGCGGCACATTTGTTCAATAAAGTTCCAACCGGCGACGAAGGTTATCTGACCAAAATGCGGTCTAAAATTGTGAGTCGCGAACATTTGAACGAACTCGGCAAAGACCTGAACCTGATCCGACATGTGGAAAGCAAAGTATCGACACAGCACTTTGGCGAAAACATTCACGGCAATTTATTTGAAGCCTTAATCGGCGCTATTTATCTGGATCGCGGCTTTACCTATTGCGAGAAATTTATCCATAAAAAAGTGATCGTTCCGTATGTGGATATTGCCAAACTCGAAGGAAAAGTAATCAGCTACAAAAGCCTGCTTATCGAATGGTGTCAGAAAGAAAAACATACCTTCCAGTACGACGTTTTCGAAGATAACGGTAACGAAGGAATCAAATATTTTGGCGTAAAACTAAAGATCGACAATAAAATCATAGCCAAAGCCAGAGCTACTTCCAAGAAAAAGGCCGAGGAAAAAGCCTCACAACGCGCCTATTTCGCATTACAGGAAAAAATTAACAAAAAGTAA
- a CDS encoding IPExxxVDY family protein: MAIHKLLINDFISEDYELIAIHSTLEDYRLAYFINQKLPVTFEKSSKDIGIQVPEGKSHFTRFIFDDEAHELFWNLIPNKTTLVTRQTKATSLFEETEFDIATNIYLLPELKKVDYIIKIENTDDFFDLDQLIDQLLTIKQITTAYKIEQNKLKSKNNLIF, encoded by the coding sequence ATGGCTATTCATAAACTACTGATTAACGATTTTATCTCCGAAGATTATGAATTGATTGCAATTCATTCGACTCTGGAAGACTATCGGTTAGCCTATTTTATCAACCAGAAGCTTCCCGTTACATTCGAAAAAAGCAGCAAGGATATCGGTATTCAGGTACCGGAAGGAAAAAGTCATTTTACCCGCTTTATTTTCGACGACGAAGCACATGAATTATTTTGGAATCTGATTCCAAATAAAACAACACTGGTTACCCGACAAACGAAAGCCACATCCCTTTTTGAGGAAACGGAATTTGATATCGCAACCAACATATACCTGTTGCCGGAACTCAAAAAAGTGGATTATATCATAAAAATTGAAAACACAGACGATTTTTTTGACCTGGACCAATTGATTGATCAGCTGTTGACAATCAAACAGATTACCACGGCCTATAAAATTGAACAAAACAAACTAAAATCGAAAAATAATTTAATTTTCTAA
- the pyk gene encoding pyruvate kinase encodes MLTRKKTKIVATLGPACSTREIIKEMIDTGVNVFRINFSHADYTDVKERIDIIRGLNDEFGYTTSILADLQGPKLRVGVMKEDVVVSKGDTITFTTAEDILGTAERVYMNYKEFPKDVNPGERILLDDGKLIFEVLETDKNTEVKTVVIQGGPLKSKKGVNLPNTKVSLPALTEKDIRDAIFAIENQVDWIALSFVRTPKDLEDLQDLIAKHSDHKIPIIAKIEKPEAVENIDKIVAFADGLMVARGDLGVEIPAQEVPLIQKKLVHRAKTARIPVIIATQMMETMITSLTPTRAEVNDVANSVMDGADAVMLSGETSVGNYPVQVIEKMTQIIESVENSPLIKVPQNPPLVRTKRYITKSICYHAALMANDIDAKAISTLTNSGYTAFQISAWRPHSHILVFTSNKKIVTQLGLLWGVHTFYYDKLVSTDDTVEDINRISKEKGFVKEDDMMINLAAMPVIDKGMVNTLRISQIS; translated from the coding sequence ATGCTGACAAGAAAAAAGACAAAAATCGTAGCGACACTTGGCCCTGCTTGTAGTACAAGAGAAATAATAAAAGAAATGATTGATACAGGAGTAAATGTCTTCCGAATTAATTTTTCTCACGCTGATTATACGGATGTTAAAGAACGTATCGATATTATTAGAGGACTAAACGATGAATTTGGTTATACCACTTCTATTCTTGCCGACCTGCAAGGCCCAAAACTTCGCGTCGGTGTCATGAAAGAAGACGTAGTAGTGAGTAAAGGTGATACCATTACGTTTACTACTGCAGAAGATATTCTGGGAACTGCCGAAAGGGTGTATATGAATTACAAAGAGTTTCCAAAAGATGTAAATCCCGGAGAGCGTATTCTTTTGGATGACGGAAAACTGATTTTTGAAGTACTGGAAACCGATAAAAACACTGAGGTAAAAACCGTGGTAATTCAAGGTGGTCCTTTGAAATCGAAAAAAGGAGTAAACCTCCCAAATACTAAAGTTTCATTACCGGCTTTAACGGAAAAAGACATCCGTGATGCAATTTTCGCTATCGAAAATCAAGTGGACTGGATTGCCTTATCGTTTGTCAGAACGCCAAAAGATCTGGAGGATCTTCAGGATCTAATTGCCAAACATTCCGATCATAAAATTCCGATTATCGCTAAAATTGAAAAACCAGAAGCGGTTGAAAATATTGATAAAATCGTTGCTTTTGCCGACGGACTAATGGTTGCCCGTGGGGATCTTGGCGTGGAAATTCCGGCTCAGGAGGTTCCGTTGATTCAGAAAAAACTGGTTCACCGTGCCAAAACAGCCCGTATTCCGGTTATTATCGCAACACAGATGATGGAAACGATGATCACCAGTTTAACACCAACCCGTGCCGAAGTTAACGACGTAGCCAACTCGGTTATGGATGGTGCCGATGCAGTGATGCTTTCCGGAGAAACTTCCGTAGGAAACTATCCGGTGCAAGTAATTGAAAAAATGACGCAGATTATCGAAAGTGTTGAAAATTCACCGCTAATCAAGGTTCCGCAAAATCCGCCATTAGTTCGAACCAAACGCTATATTACCAAATCGATCTGTTATCACGCCGCTTTAATGGCCAATGATATCGATGCAAAAGCGATTTCAACACTAACCAATAGTGGTTATACGGCCTTCCAGATTTCGGCCTGGCGTCCTCATTCTCACATTTTGGTATTTACGTCCAATAAAAAAATTGTGACCCAACTGGGTTTACTTTGGGGTGTTCATACGTTCTACTACGACAAATTGGTGAGTACCGATGATACCGTAGAAGACATCAACCGCATTTCAAAAGAAAAAGGATTTGTAAAAGAAGACGATATGATGATTAATCTGGCCGCCATGCCGGTAATTGACAAAGGGATGGTTAACACCCTGCGTATTTCTCAAATCAGCTAA
- the dinB gene encoding DNA polymerase IV, whose translation METTPNFRKIIHVDMDAFYASVEQMDNPELKGKPVAVGGSEVRGVVSAASYEARKFGVRSAMSGYMARKNCPELIFVRPRFDRYKEISKKIRKIFYEYTDLVEPLSLDEAYLDVTENKKGNPSATLIAQEIRKRIFEEIGLTASAGISVNKFLAKVASDYNKPNGQKTINPEEVIQFLEDLDIKKFYGIGKVTAEKMYQNGIFTGKDLKARSLDYLEEHFGKSGTHYYNIVRGIHNSAVKPDRMLKSVGAERTFNTNLSSEIFMIEKLENIANELEKRLKSHKIAGKTVTLKIKYSDFTLQTRSKTLPYFIADKALILEAAKELLYQEKMKDSVRLLGISLHNLNTEIKKTVAVQLRFDF comes from the coding sequence ATGGAAACGACCCCGAATTTCAGAAAGATTATTCACGTGGATATGGATGCGTTTTATGCTTCTGTAGAGCAAATGGATAATCCGGAATTAAAGGGGAAGCCGGTAGCCGTTGGCGGAAGTGAAGTCAGAGGAGTGGTTTCAGCAGCGAGTTATGAAGCCCGTAAATTTGGCGTTCGAAGTGCGATGAGTGGTTATATGGCGCGCAAAAACTGTCCGGAACTTATTTTTGTTCGTCCCCGCTTTGACCGGTATAAAGAAATCTCTAAAAAAATCCGGAAAATATTTTACGAATATACTGATCTGGTAGAACCGCTTTCGCTGGATGAGGCCTACCTGGACGTAACGGAGAATAAAAAAGGGAATCCGAGTGCCACGCTAATCGCGCAGGAAATCCGGAAACGTATTTTTGAGGAAATCGGACTAACGGCTTCAGCGGGAATTTCGGTAAATAAATTCCTGGCAAAAGTAGCCAGTGACTATAACAAACCCAACGGACAAAAAACAATTAATCCTGAAGAAGTAATCCAATTTCTCGAAGACCTGGATATTAAAAAATTCTACGGTATTGGGAAAGTAACGGCCGAAAAAATGTACCAGAACGGGATTTTTACCGGAAAAGATTTAAAGGCAAGATCGCTGGATTATCTGGAGGAACATTTTGGAAAAAGCGGAACCCATTATTACAATATTGTAAGAGGTATTCATAATAGTGCGGTAAAACCGGATCGAATGTTAAAATCGGTTGGTGCCGAAAGAACCTTTAATACCAACTTATCATCCGAAATTTTTATGATTGAAAAGCTGGAAAATATCGCAAATGAATTAGAAAAACGGCTGAAGTCTCATAAAATAGCCGGAAAAACGGTAACGTTAAAGATCAAATATTCCGATTTCACACTGCAAACGCGAAGCAAAACGCTACCGTATTTTATAGCCGACAAAGCTCTGATTCTGGAAGCGGCGAAAGAATTGCTATATCAGGAAAAAATGAAAGATTCCGTACGCTTACTTGGTATTTCGTTACACAACCTGAATACGGAAATCAAAAAAACTGTTGCCGTACAATTGCGGTTTGACTTTTAA